In candidate division KSB1 bacterium, the genomic stretch TTCGTGCGTTTGCTCTATCTCGGCAATTCGGACAACACTCCCGGGTTGTTTGAGCCGGCCTTCGCGATTGACGGCGGCAACGATCCGGTGATTCCAAGTTGTTCCGCGTGGAGCAATCTCAGCGGCGCGCTCCAGCCCTGGAATTCCGTCTGGACCGCGCCCCCGCCCGGCTACCCGCTTCTGTTGGCGGCCGGAACGTGTAACGCGCAGGCCCCGCCCGCCGTGACTCCCTGTCCCGCGCTTTGCGCGGCGGAACGCATCGGTGCCACGGCGACGCTCTATGACCCGAGTATATCCGGCGTTTGGGCGTATTTCGGTTCGGGCCAGAGTGTCGCATTCCCGTTTCAGCCGACCCGATTCGAATGCTCGCTCTACTGGTCCGCCGGCGGAAGCGCGTTGGACAGTGTGCTCGTCACGGTAAGTCTCGGGTGTGCGACTTTCAACGACATTTGTTGCGCGCCGCTATCCGAACTCTGCTCGGTCTCGGCTTGGGTACAGCGCGGCTCGGCGAATCCGTTCGTGACGCTGCCGGTCTCGCTTGACCTCAGTCCGGCGGCGTGCTGCTTACCCGAGAGCTTCTGGGTAGGGGCTACGCTCGCCGGCGCGGCCGTCGACGACACACTTCCCAGCTTCCTCTTTTCCGCCGCAAGTGCCGAAGCAGACTCCATCCCGGCCTGTGAGCAGTGGCTGAGATCGAACGGAAACTATGCGCATATGCCCGCGTCTGGTCTCGGTTGGTGGAATGGACGGATCGTCGGGAGTTGTGGAACATGCGGTGAACTTCCGCCGTTGTCGTGCCCACCGCCCGAACCGCCGCTGTTCTGTGAAGGATCAACCCCCATCAACTGCACCGCCGCAGGGGTCACGTTTGCCGCCCAAACCAATGCCAACGGCAGCTCCACGGTCACTCGATATTGCGGCGCACCGTGGGTCGAGAGTGGACCCGAGGCCGTTTACTCCACGTCCGTCGGCGATCACACAAGCATCGACATTCGCCTGACTCAACTATCGGGCGGTGATGTGGATGTGTTTGTTCTCAGTGCCTGTGACGCGCATGCTTGCGTGGCCGCCGGAGATTCCACGATCAGTGTGACCAATCTTGCCGCCGGAATATACTACATCGTCATTGACGGGCGAAATGGCGATGTCGCTACCTTCGACATGACCATCTCGTGTTGCGGAGATTGTCCCGGTCAACTCTGTCTTGCCGATCTGGAATTCGACCATCCCCCGGGCAATCGTTACTACGACGGCGAATTTGAGCCGGTAGATGGACATGTGCATTGGTCATACTATGCCGGGACCGGCACGCGACAGCACATCTTGCGTCTCGATCCCCTCTCCTGCACGCTGCTCGACACGATCGGCTGGACGGCCAGCGATGCCTCAGCCGGCCGCGCGCTGGCGTTCGATCCACGTAGCGGCGGCCAATACTGGACGGGAACGATTACGAACTACGCCCTGGGCACCGGTCACCTGTACCTCATCTCGGCCACCGGCAACGTGCTTCAGAACTTCGCCAGCATTCCCGGAATGATCTCGCTGCGTTGGGCCGGGCTGGCCTTCGACGCGGAACATCAGCGGCTGTGGGCGGTAACCCGGGCGGCGGAGAATACCGGCGCGGATACCGTTTACTGTCTCGATGTCTCAAACCCCGCGATTCCGATTCTGATGCGCGGACCCCATCGGCTGACTTATGTCTATACCGGAACCGTGCTCTCCGCCGGCGGTGCGGATTTCGTCCCGCAAATGAACCTGTTGCTGGTGGGTGTACAGGGCAATCCGCAGGACTTCGTGGGTTGCTTTCGCGACCTTGATCCGACATATAGCGGTCCACCTCCCGGACCCGCATTGCATGTCGTGGACTATTGTATTCCGGACAGCAATTCCGAGTCCGGTTTCGGAGTCGCGGCGTTAGAGAATTTCGGTCCGGACAGTCTCGGCGAGCTGCTGCTGATGAACTACAGCGATGCCGCCGGATTTCCGCAGCCGCACTCCGTGTTCAGATATCCGGCGCCGTGCGCATTGCGCGCTCTGCCCTGCGACTCGGTGCGGGACCTGACTTGTCTGCGAATCGCGGATTCGATTCGGCTGCGCTTCACATCGATGGAGGCCGGCATCTACACGGTGTACTCGACGACCGACCGCAATACGGAGGAGTTGCCGCCGGCCGCGCCCTGGACGGCGCTGACTTCTATCGAATTGCCAGCCAATTTCCCCGCCGAAATTATGCATTCGAGTCCGTTCGGCGCGAATTACCGCAGCTACCGGGTCGTCGTCTCCTGCCCATGATATGTAACACTGAATTCCATGCGCCCGCGAAAACAAGAGCGGGCAGGTCATTTCGACCTGCCCGCTCGTCTTATGCTTCCGACCGATAACGTGCTACGTCAGATTGCGTTCCATGATTCGCTTCCACTCCGCTTCCGGAACCACCTCGCTCTCGTCAATCATCATGTTCGGAATGTCATCGACGATCTGGTAGCGGCGACGCGTTTGCCCGTCCGTGGACACCAGCGTGTCCCCGTCCTGCACAAGCGGAGCATGCGAAAGCGGGCAAACCAACAAGGCCAGCAGTTCGGGGTCAAGCTTGGAGAATCCAGTCACGGTCAGGACCTACGCGATCGTCACCGTTTTGTCCAGATACACGTCCTGAATCGCGTTCAACAGCTCCACTCCATCTTTCATCGGCTTCTGAAACGCCTTCCGGCCGCTGATCAGACCCATGCCGCCTGCGCGCTTGTTGATGACGGCGGTCTTGACCGCGTCTTGCAGATCGTTCTTGCCCGACGCACCGCCGGAATTGATCAGTCCCGCGCGTCCCATGTAGCAATTCACCACCTGCCAACGCGTCCACTCGATCGGATGATCCGGAACCAGTTCACCGTAAACCTTCTTGTGCGTCTTGCCGAAGTTCGGCAGCGCATTATATCCGCCGTTGTTCTCCGGAGCCTTCTGCTTGATGATGTCCGCCTCAATCGTCACGCCGAGATGATTCGCCTGACCGCTCAAATCCGCCGAGACGTGATAATCCTTGTCCGCCTGCTTGAACGCGGAATTCCGCAGATAACACCAGAGCACCGTGAACATGCCGAGGCGATGCGCTTCCTCAAACATGACCCGCACTTCCTGAATCTGCCGCGCGGATTCATCCGAACCAAAATAAATCGTCGCGCCGACGCCCGCCGCGCCCATGTCAAACGCCTGTTCGATCGTACCGAACTCGATCTGATCGGCTTTGTTCGGGTAGCTCAGCAACTCATTGTGATTGAGCTTGACGATGAACGGAATCTTGTGCGCGTAGCGCCGGCTAACCATGCCCAGGACGCCCAGTGTCGAGGCCACCGCATTGCAGCCGCCCGCCATCGCCAGTTCACAAATATTCGACGGATCGAAGTAGATCGGGTTGGGCGCGAAGGACGCCGCGCCCGAATGCTCGATGCCCTGATCAATCGGCAGAATCGAGACATAGCCCGATCCCTGCATCCGACCCGATGAAAACAGCCGTTGCAGATTGACCAGCACGCCGTTGGAACGGTCGCTCAACGAGTACACCCGATCTACAAAATCGCCGCCCGGCAGATGCAGTTGGTCTTTGCTGATCCCTTTGCAGGTGTAGGTCAGCAGATCGCCTGCCTGTGCGCCAAGTATGTCGGTGACCTTAGATGCCATATGCTCCTCTTAATGTTCCGCTTAAGGTTGTAAGTATAATAGTATAGCGTTTTTCTATGGCGGAGTCAAGTCCAATTTCGGACCGCCGCCGCCACAGGCTGGACCGTTCACCTCCCGTCCATCCTTCGGAACCGGGAGGCTTGACAAACGTTCAATAAGTGAGTATATTGACATCTGAACACGCGTTCACTGATTTGGCCTAATCATCGCTTGGCCTTCTTTTTTAACCCTTGATTATTCATCTGTTCAGGTCCTACCATGCGTATCGAAGAAATCGACGAAGCCGTCGAGGTCATTGCCCTCTTCCAGACTGGAAAACTGTCGCCTCTCAAATTCCGCTGGAGGGATCGGGTCTATCGGGTCCAGCGAATTAACGGCGGCTGGAACAGCGACCTTGGCGCTGTCCGTATGCATCATTTTGCCGTGATGAGCGACGGTCCTGATGTCTATGAATTGGTTTACAATGAACGTGCTCATGACTGGAAGATCAACCGGATTTCGGTCTCCTGACCGACTCGCCTCCCATGAACCATAAGATCATCTTTCTTCTCGACATGGATCAGTTCTTCGTCGCCGTCGAGATGCTGCATTATCCGCATCTGCGCGGTAAAGCCGTTTCCGTCGGCGGCGGATTGAGTGGCCGCGGCGTCGTGAGCACGGCCTCCTACGAGGCCCGGCGCTACGGCGTGCGCTCGGGCATGAGTTCGCTCGAAGCGTTGCGACTCTGCCCACATCTGATCTTTGTGAAGCCGGACTTCGACAAGTACGCCACGGTCTCCAAGCGTGTGTTCAAGCTGCTGCGCACGTACACCGATCGCGTGGAGCCGGTGTCCGTCGATGAGGCATTTATGGACGTGACAGATATCTGTCGGGATGAAGACGCGATCGAACGGTTGGCAACGAAGATCAAACAGGAAATTCGCACGCAAGAGGGCGTTACCGCCACAATCGGAGCGGGCGCCAACCGTTATGTTGCCAAGATGTCCAGCGGGTTGCGCAAGCCCGATGGATTTACTTACCTGCCTCCGGACCGCGTGGCCGACGCCTATCGCAACCTGCCGGTCGGAGACCTGTACGGTGTCGGCCCAGCCACGCGCGCGGCTCTGGAGCGGCTCGGAATTCGCACCATCGGTCAGCTTGCCACATTCCCCGAGTCCGTTCTAAAACAGCGCTTCGGCAAGTTCGGCCCCGAGCTCTCCGCCCGCGCGCGCGGCGAAGGCAGCGACGTCGTGAGTCCGCCCGATGAGCAGCCGGACGAAAAATCGGTCAGCAACGAGAGTACATTCAGCAGGGACCTGAAGTCCGAATTCGAGGTGCTGGCGCGGCTGCATGACCAATGTGAGCGAGTCGCACGCCGCGCGCGGGCCGCGGGCATGACCGGAAAGACCGTGACGCTGAAACTGCGCTATGCCGGATTCGAGACGGTCATGCACAGCCGCAAACTGCACCGCTACGTGCAAAATGAGACAGACCTCTACCCCGTCGCCGCCAGACTATTCTCCGAGGTGTACCAGAACGAACGACCGGTGCGCCTGATCGGGATCGGTATTTCCGACCTGCTGCCCGCCGACCGCATTCAACAACAAGATTTGTTCGTCGAAAGCCGCGACACCAGCCAGATCGCGGGAGTCTTCGACGACATCAAGGACAAATTCGGCGACGACGTGATCGGCTACGGAACGGCCCTCGTGAGCGGCAAGGGTTTGCTGCGCGCCGGCACGCATCGCGGCATGCGATCGTTCAATCCGTTTCACGCGCCGAATGGCGTGTAGGCCGGCATCGAACCGTACTGAAACACAACAGAGCGAGCCGCGCGGCTCGCTCTGTTCGGATCCAGACCTTCTCCCAGGTCGAGGAGTGCCTACTTCATCAACACCATTTTGGCCGACTGCACGACCGAACCGGCCTCGAGCCGCGCGAAATAGACACCGCTCGCCAGATTCGTACCGTTGAACTCAAGCCTGTGCATTCCGGCGGTCAGCGCGTCGTCCACCAGCGTCGCCACGTCGCGACCCAGCACATCAAACACGGTCAGCTTGACATGGGCGGCCGACGGCAAGGCGAATTCGATAGTCGTGGTCGGGTTGAACGGATTCGGATAGTTGCCGTGCAGCTCGACCGAGGAAGGCAGTTCGCCCGGACGATCCGCCGGGACATCCTGCACTTCCATCCACGTCAGCACGCGTTGCAGCACATCGCCGTAGCTGTCCGTCCCCGAGTTTCCGCACGCTGCTTCCAACGCGAAGGCAAAGTAGGCCAGCTTGTAGGCGCCGGAATAAGACACCGCTGCGATGCCGCCATTCTGATAGTCCATCAACTCCTCGCCGCCATTCGTCGGCAGAATCCGCGACGGACTGCGCTGCCCGTTCGACGAGCACGAACCCTGCAACAGCAAGCTAAGGCCGTCGGAAATCGGGTTGCCCGTCGCGCCGAGTACGCGACGATCGCCGTTTAACTGCTCACTTTGCGCGTGCAACACGTCCGCATAGAACGGCGCATCACGCAAGTCCTCGTCGATGTACTGCCCGGCCAAAATCAGGTTGCGACCGGCATTCAGGTAGTTCGTGATGCCGGTTTGTTCGGCAGCGGTCAGGCTCGTCAGCGAGTCGTCGCCGCAACTCCAGAGTACTGTTGTGTAGTGCATGAGTTCGACATCCGTGACTGCTCCGTCGAGATTGGCATGCCAGACATCCCAACTCACTGCCGCATCGGTCAAGCCCGCTCCGTAGTTCACATCATACAGCGCGTCCACGTCGTCATCGACCAGCAGCACACTCGCGCGGCCCAAGCGGACCGTGGTTGACATGACTTGATGATAACCGTTCGGCGCCTCAAATTCAACGGATAGTTCTGCATCATAGGCCAGATTCAACTCCAGCGCGCCAATCGTGAGCACAACAGGATTCGACTGATTGTTGATCGATTGACCGGCCGGAACATTGCCCAGCGTGATCTCACCGTTACTGACCGACACATTGGGATCGCCGGAGGTAACGATCATCGTGATATCGACGCCGTCCGCCCAACCCGCTTCGTTCGCGCAGGTCAACACCACCTGACCGGATTCGCCGCTCTCCAGACGTCCGTCGCTGTCACCACCGCTGGCGTCGTTCACGGTCAAGTCGGTCAACGACAGGCGCGGGAAAAATTGCGCAATGGCATTCCGCGCGCTGGCGCGGCCGTGACCAAGCTTCGTCGGCGGTTGAATGCTCGGGTTCTCGTCCGAGATGTCTTCGCAGGTCTCAAACATCAGGTCACGCAGTTCGGCGTTGGTCAAGGTCGGGAAGATCGACCAAATCAACGCGGCGCAGCCGCCGGCATTCGGACTGGCCATCGACGTGCCGTCATAGGCCTGATAGCCGTCGATCACCGTGCTCATAATGCTCACACCCGGCGCGCACATCTCCGTCCACGTGCCGCGATTTGACCAGCTCGCTAACACATCGTTCTGGTCCGTCGCATTCACGGCGATCACGTTTTCATAGCCGGCCGGATAGTGAATGCTCTCGACGCCGTCGTTTCCCGAGGCCCCGAAGTTCATGCAGCCCTGCGCCCAGGCCGAATTCAAGGCCTGCTGCTGCGGGCTGGAGAATCCCGGACCGCCGTAGGACATATTGATGATCTTCGCACCGTTGGCCGCCGCGTAAACGATCGCCGGAGTGGTCGCGCTCTCCGGCATCAAGCCGTTGCCCTGACTATTCAGGAAGCCCGCGCGCAAGCACATCAGTCGGCCTACCCAAGACGCTCCCGCGCAGCCGACGCCGTTATTGCCATGACAGGCCATGATGCCGGCGACGTGCGTTCCGTGCGCCTCCATCCCGAACATGTCGTTGTCCATGTTCGCGTCGCAGTCTTCGCCTGACGCGCAACCGCCGATATTGCGAATGAAATCCCAACCCAGAAAATCGTCCTCATAGCCGTTCTCGCCGTCATCCCAGCCGTTGATGTCCTCGGTGTCTCCCGGATAGTCCGTGTAGTCATAGCAGACGTCGTCGCTGTCGAGATCTTCGTCCGGATTCACCCAGAGAATATGCCATAATTCCGGATGGGCGGGATCCAAGGCAAGGTCGGGATGATTCCAGTCCACGCCAGTGTCGATGCCGGCCACGATGATGTCGCGCGACCCCGTGGAAATATCCCACGCCAGGTCTTCGCCCATGATGCGCTTGTCGTACTGCGAATTCCAGCGCGGATCGTTAGGCGTGCGATCCGCACGGTACAGCAAGTCCGGCATCGCGAAATTCACATACCCGACCTCGGCGAAGCGATCAATCACATTCAGAACCGGATACTCCGCACGGAAGATCAGCACGTAGGTCCGATATAGATCGGGCGGAACCCGCAAGCGATCCAGCGATTCGTCGGGAACGAGACGGAAGCAGCTGCTCACTTCAAATTCGCGACAGAGGGCGTCGAATTCCGGCAGCCCGAGCTGCACAATGCCACTCTGGTCGAGGGCCGGGATTCGCGGCCCGATATCGACCGTCAAATCGACGATCATCCGGCCAGTCAGGTATTCGCACGTTGCCCATTGATCCGATACCCGAGCACCCGCCAGCGTTGCGAGTGAAAGCATCATCAGAAGTAGAAATAACGTCCGGCGCATTGAGGGGGTGTTCTCCGGCGGAATAGTGGCGGCTCCCGAAAGAGCCCAAATGAAGAATTAGCAATTCAATAAGCTACGGAATGACGTGGAGAATGTCAACCGGGGAGCGGTACCGGGACTATTGTTCGCCAAAATCGCGCCCCTGCATAAATTGCTGTTTACTTGTGATTTAATTGTGCATGCGTTGCAGGAGTAATACGCAGATTATGCATTGGCTGCGCGCATCCCGAACGGTCCCTCTGAGTGGACAGAAATGCAAGAGGACGCGCCCGCGCGTCCTCTTACCTAATGCCTCCCGAAGGTCCAAGCAGGTCGGCGTCCTCCGGCCGCCCGGCGGCGACCTACTTCACTGCCATCTTGGCCGGAATCACACGCGGCGTTACGAACACCAGAATCTCGGTCTTGTCCAACGTTTTCGCTGAGTAGCTGAACAGCTTGCCGAATAACGGGATCGCGTGAAGCAGCGGTACCCGCCGCTCCAGCAGTCCATCCTTCGAGCGAATCACGCCACCGATGACTACGGTCTCACCGTCCTTCACCATCAGCGTCGTATTCACCTCGCTGGTCAGGATGATGATGCCACCGGCAACGGTCGCCTCGCCCGAGAGGTCCGAGACCTCGGGATTCAACGTCATCAATACGTCTCCGCCCGGGATGATCTGAGGCGTCACCGTCAGCTTCACCGCCACGTCGTAGAACTGCGTGATCAGATTGCCAGACAAATCCAGCACATTGATCGGGATGCGTTTCCCCGACATCACCTTCGCGGATTCATTGTCGTTGATCAGCACCGATGGCTGCGACAAAATCTCGGCCTTGTTATTCTCCTCCAGCGCGCTGATGGCGGCCTGCAATTCGACTCCATTCTCCAGTCGACCGAATGTGAAACTGCCGGCCGGATCGCGCACACCGAGATCCACCTCGCCGCCCGCCCGCGTATTGGAGAGCGGATTGTACAGATTGCCGAGGGACCAGTCGATCCCCAGCTCGCGCGCGCTCTTGGTGTCCACTTCGATGATCTTCGCTTCAATCAAGACCTGCCCCGTCGGCTGGTCCAGCTCGCGAATCACGGAGTCCAAACGCAGCACCACCCGCGGAATGTCGGTCACAATGAGCGAATTCGCCCGCACGTCGGCCTGAGCCTTGCCGCGCTCGGTCAACAGCTTGCTCAGCGTGATCGCCAGTTTTTCCGCGCGGGCGTACTTTACCGGAAATACGTCCGTCTGCAACGGTTCGAGCTTGGCCGAGGCGTTGAAATCCTTGTGCGTGGACACGCGAATGATCCCGTTATCCTCGACCGCCACGAAATCGTTCATCCGCAGGATGTTGTTCAGCGCGTCACGCCACGGCACGTCATGCAAGAGCACCGTGACCGGACCCTTCACCTCCGAACCCGCGACGATGTTCATCCCCGAAAACTCAGAAATGCTGCGCAGCACTGTGCGGATGTCCGATTCCTCGACGTTCATCGAGATCCGACCGCTGCTCTCGCGAACGTATCCCGATTGGGCCATGGCCGGCACCATTACCGCCAGCACCGCGATCAAGCCCAATGCGTACCCAACTCTTGCTTTCATATCTTGCACCTCTACCCCGCCCTCGGGGTTATGCGGATTCGTTAGATTCGATCGATGAATCAGCTCTGTGCCTTGTCCTTCAGCTTCTCCGCCGAGGCGACTTTCAGCACGATCTGCTGGTAATCGCCGAATTCGACCAGGTCAAAGACCGCCTGCGATTGCGTCACAGCCGTCATCCGACCATTGAATACGGGATCACCCTCATGCAGCAGGAAGTTATTGCCGTCCTTGTCGCGCACCATCGCGACGTACTCGCCATCCGACCACACCACGCCGGTCAAAACCGCTTTCTCCATGCGAAGCAGATCGGTCTCGATCTCGCCCTCCTTGCGCTCGTCGATCACCAGCGCGCGAAATGGATCACGACGACCGTTGGACACGTACTCGACCGGAGTCTCGCGCCGGAATACCGTACGCTCCAAATGTACCCGCCGCGTCCCGCCCTGAAAGCTCGTGATCAGCGTGTCCGACGTGATGCCCAGACTATCGACTCCCGACAGCTCGGTCGAGAGGACGTCCGGACTGCTCTCCGCGCGCTCCGTCGGATCGTCCGCGGGGTCCGTCGCCGCCGGTTCCGGCGCGGCTGTGGTGACCGTTTCGGGATCCGCGAACACAGGAGGCATGAACGCCGCCGCGACAAGCACGCCGATGGTCAAGCAAGCGAACAGGCTTCGTGTCGGTGAAACTCGGCTCATTACGCACCCCCCTTCGGCTTCTTCTGGCCGGGTCGTTGCTGCCCCTTGCTCTCTTCCTCCCTCGACTCTACCGTGACCGGCGAACCGAGGCTCTTGAAGATATAGATGGTGGCGACGAATTCCGCGTCCACCGTCTCGTGGCTGCGACCTTTCGCGGGCTTGTACGCCGTCAGCTTCAGATTCGACACATTCACTATCCGGTCCAGAGCCGCCACCGCGGACATGAACTCGCCGAGATTATGGGTCGTGGAGCGCGTCTTGATCTGAATCGGATTCTCCCAGTAGTACGCCTGCTCCAGCGGGTCCTGCGGACGAAACAGCAGGAAGTTCAAGTCATTCTCCTGACCCGCCAGCGTGATGCTCTTCAGCAGACCCTCCATTTCGCGCTGCGTCGGCAACAGCTCCTGAGCGATCTGCCAGCTCTGCATGAGACGCGCATAGTCGTCTTCCACGGTCCGGAAGTTTGCGGCGATGCGCTTCCCCTTTGCCAGCAGCTCCGTCTCGCGGTCGATATCGGTCGCGATCTTTGCGATCCGGTCCGCCCGCGGTGTATGCACGAAATTCAGATAGGCGTAAACCACGCCGAAGGTCAACGTACAGACGATGATCCACTTCTGAGTGGTCTGATTTCTTAGATTGATGGCCATGATGGTTGCGGTTAGTTCACGGCGCTACTGAAACATCGTCGTATCGACCGCCGGGAGCGTAAAGTGCGTCCCCGGCGAGACCGTCACGCCGCCCGACCAGCGGAACGCCTTGTCCCGCCAGAAGTAGCCGACGCTCATGTCCGCGACGTACTCGTAGTGATCGGGATTTTCCTGATCGCGACCGAGAAATACTGACCGTTCAAAATAACCGGCCGCGTTGGACTCGACCCAGCGGTCCGGACCCAGATACGGATTCTCCGAGTTCGGATCCGATTCCAGGATCACCTGCACGCCGGACACGCCCCGCGTATGCGAAGCATCCGTGTAAACGTATCCCGAGATCTTCGCCGAGCCGTTCCAGTCGTCCTGGCCCTCGTCGCAGCCCGGCAAGCACGCGACCAGCAGCCACAGGGCAACGCCGACGCTGAACAACTTCCGATTCATCTCTGCCTCCGTTTCCCGGTTGATCCGGGCTTATTTCGATGTCTCTTTCTTCAGCTCGTCTTCCGCCTTGCGCTTCGCTTTCAGCGCCGCGGCACCCTTCGCCAGCAGGTTCTCCGGCTTCGGCTGCGTCTTCGGCGACAAGCCCAATCCCGGATACCCGCACTGTAAGGTGAAATTCGTCACCGCCACATCCGCAATCATCCCCTGCTCGCTGACCAACAAGTCGACTCCGCGCACACCCTCCACTTTCAACAGGTTGCTCATGAGCTGCGAGACTTTCAGATTCGAGCTCGTCACTCCCGCCACGTTCATGCCCGGACCGCGGGGAGTCTGCACTTCCGCAAGCGACGTGATCCACGTCAGTTCCGGCAGCGCGTCGTTGACGAGCTGGAGCAGCTTGATCCGGGCGAAGCGGTTCTTGTCCAGATCCGAGATCACGTCAATGCGCGCCGATACGTCCGCGCGCTTCGCCGTCAAATCCTCAACCAGCGCGATCTTGTCCCGGTACACGTCGGCCTCGGACTTCACTTCGGCCAACTGCCGATTCAAGTCGGTCAGCTGATTCTCCTGCGCGATGTGCGCGATCGCCATCCCGAGAATCACCGCCGAGATGCCCACGATCGGAACGATGGTGCCGGCGCCGGCATAGCTGGCCGTCCGGGCGCCCGGACGATCCTGCGGCAACAGCAGATTGAATCCAAAATGGTCGTCGGTCAACGCTCGCAAGGCCAAGCCGATCGCCGCGGTATATTGAGGCGCATTCTCCGGCGGGGCATCGCCCGCGCTCCCGGACTTCAGTTCCAGATTGCGGAACGGATTCGCCGTCTCCACCTCGCAGCCCAGCCGCGTGCGCAGGGACGCCTCCAGCAACGGCAGGTGCGCCCCGCCGCCGCACAGCACCACCCGATCCACCGGGTGATCCGCGATCGCCCCGAAGTGCGAGGGCAACCCGCGCTCGATCTGCTCCGCGATCTTCTCGGCAACGCGCCGCGCCACGGCCAGCACGGCTTCGCGCTCTTCCTCGCTATGCTGCGACTTCCCCAACAGCGCCGTCGCCTTGTCAAACGGAATGCCCTGCTCACGCATCAGCCCTTCGACATAGGACTTGCCGCCGATATTGAAGCTGCGCGTGCTCTCGAATTGCGCGTGGTCGAAAGTAGTAACGTCCGTCGATTGGAATCCAATCTGGATCGCCGCCACCACAAGGTTTTCGTCGAGATACCCGGCCTCCGACAAGGCCGCCTGCAGCGCGAACGGCTCCGCTTCAAGGATCGTCGGCCGCGCCCCCGCCCACGCGATCGGCTCCACCGCGTCGAACACACGATCGTTCTTCGCCGCGACCAGCAGGACGTCCATCCGACCCGATTCACTATCCTGACCCAACTTCGCGAAGTCCAAAGAGACTTCGCTCAAGTCAAACGGCAGATTGCTCTTTGCCTCGAACAGAATGGCGGATTTCAACTCCTCATCGCTCATCTCTTCCGTGGAGATCCGCTTGATCATGACGCGCCGCCCGGCGACCGAAAGCGCCACCGGCTTGCCGCGCAGCTTGTGCTCCTGCAACAGCTCGGAAATCTTGTCACACACGAGCTGCGAGTCCATCACCGTGCCCTCTACGACGGCATCGTGGGGCAGACTCCGGGAATCGACGCAGTCCACCGCGATTCCGGTCTTCCCCGTGCGCAAGACGGCAAGCTGCACGCCCGAGCTGCCGACGTCAATGCCAATTCCAACCTTTGTGCGTCGCGTCATTTGCAGATTCCTTTACACCAGTGGGATCGTCATCGAATTCGCCGTCGGAGTCGACGTCGCCCGCGGCTTAGCCTCTGCTTCGCCTCCGACCGGCCGACGCGGCAGGACCACCGCGAATTCGCTACCCTGACCCGGAGCACTTTTCGCCCGGATTCGCCCGCCCATTGCCTTGACAAATGTTTCTGTGATCGCCAGTCCCAGACCAATGCCGGTCGCGCTGCCGA encodes the following:
- the pilO gene encoding type 4a pilus biogenesis protein PilO codes for the protein MAINLRNQTTQKWIIVCTLTFGVVYAYLNFVHTPRADRIAKIATDIDRETELLAKGKRIAANFRTVEDDYARLMQSWQIAQELLPTQREMEGLLKSITLAGQENDLNFLLFRPQDPLEQAYYWENPIQIKTRSTTHNLGEFMSAVAALDRIVNVSNLKLTAYKPAKGRSHETVDAEFVATIYIFKSLGSPVTVESREEESKGQQRPGQKKPKGGA
- a CDS encoding S8 family peptidase, whose product is MMLSLATLAGARVSDQWATCEYLTGRMIVDLTVDIGPRIPALDQSGIVQLGLPEFDALCREFEVSSCFRLVPDESLDRLRVPPDLYRTYVLIFRAEYPVLNVIDRFAEVGYVNFAMPDLLYRADRTPNDPRWNSQYDKRIMGEDLAWDISTGSRDIIVAGIDTGVDWNHPDLALDPAHPELWHILWVNPDEDLDSDDVCYDYTDYPGDTEDINGWDDGENGYEDDFLGWDFIRNIGGCASGEDCDANMDNDMFGMEAHGTHVAGIMACHGNNGVGCAGASWVGRLMCLRAGFLNSQGNGLMPESATTPAIVYAAANGAKIINMSYGGPGFSSPQQQALNSAWAQGCMNFGASGNDGVESIHYPAGYENVIAVNATDQNDVLASWSNRGTWTEMCAPGVSIMSTVIDGYQAYDGTSMASPNAGGCAALIWSIFPTLTNAELRDLMFETCEDISDENPSIQPPTKLGHGRASARNAIAQFFPRLSLTDLTVNDASGGDSDGRLESGESGQVVLTCANEAGWADGVDITMIVTSGDPNVSVSNGEITLGNVPAGQSINNQSNPVVLTIGALELNLAYDAELSVEFEAPNGYHQVMSTTVRLGRASVLLVDDDVDALYDVNYGAGLTDAAVSWDVWHANLDGAVTDVELMHYTTVLWSCGDDSLTSLTAAEQTGITNYLNAGRNLILAGQYIDEDLRDAPFYADVLHAQSEQLNGDRRVLGATGNPISDGLSLLLQGSCSSNGQRSPSRILPTNGGEELMDYQNGGIAAVSYSGAYKLAYFAFALEAACGNSGTDSYGDVLQRVLTWMEVQDVPADRPGELPSSVELHGNYPNPFNPTTTIEFALPSAAHVKLTVFDVLGRDVATLVDDALTAGMHRLEFNGTNLASGVYFARLEAGSVVQSAKMVLMK
- the pilQ gene encoding type IV pilus secretin PilQ, yielding MKARVGYALGLIAVLAVMVPAMAQSGYVRESSGRISMNVEESDIRTVLRSISEFSGMNIVAGSEVKGPVTVLLHDVPWRDALNNILRMNDFVAVEDNGIIRVSTHKDFNASAKLEPLQTDVFPVKYARAEKLAITLSKLLTERGKAQADVRANSLIVTDIPRVVLRLDSVIRELDQPTGQVLIEAKIIEVDTKSARELGIDWSLGNLYNPLSNTRAGGEVDLGVRDPAGSFTFGRLENGVELQAAISALEENNKAEILSQPSVLINDNESAKVMSGKRIPINVLDLSGNLITQFYDVAVKLTVTPQIIPGGDVLMTLNPEVSDLSGEATVAGGIIILTSEVNTTLMVKDGETVVIGGVIRSKDGLLERRVPLLHAIPLFGKLFSYSAKTLDKTEILVFVTPRVIPAKMAVK
- the pilM gene encoding type IV pilus assembly protein PilM, producing the protein MTRRTKVGIGIDVGSSGVQLAVLRTGKTGIAVDCVDSRSLPHDAVVEGTVMDSQLVCDKISELLQEHKLRGKPVALSVAGRRVMIKRISTEEMSDEELKSAILFEAKSNLPFDLSEVSLDFAKLGQDSESGRMDVLLVAAKNDRVFDAVEPIAWAGARPTILEAEPFALQAALSEAGYLDENLVVAAIQIGFQSTDVTTFDHAQFESTRSFNIGGKSYVEGLMREQGIPFDKATALLGKSQHSEEEREAVLAVARRVAEKIAEQIERGLPSHFGAIADHPVDRVVLCGGGAHLPLLEASLRTRLGCEVETANPFRNLELKSGSAGDAPPENAPQYTAAIGLALRALTDDHFGFNLLLPQDRPGARTASYAGAGTIVPIVGISAVILGMAIAHIAQENQLTDLNRQLAEVKSEADVYRDKIALVEDLTAKRADVSARIDVISDLDKNRFARIKLLQLVNDALPELTWITSLAEVQTPRGPGMNVAGVTSSNLKVSQLMSNLLKVEGVRGVDLLVSEQGMIADVAVTNFTLQCGYPGLGLSPKTQPKPENLLAKGAAALKAKRKAEDELKKETSK